A single genomic interval of Chitinophaga sp. 180180018-3 harbors:
- a CDS encoding RagB/SusD family nutrient uptake outer membrane protein — protein sequence MKGIYNLFSIVVTVILLSGCSRVLNVSPDGTLTLEQIFSDNEKVAAYLNTCYSYVPAKGNWYYFVTSVPSTLSDEAWDADDCVGLRVVQYYNGNVSAASNPLYEDMPGGNKRMGTYWKYYWTAIRNCAEFLAHIDKASVNSEIDRDRWRAEAHILRAYYYMELLKWYGAALPLSEDPYVLDQDFSGLKQATYGEVIKFIVTDCDKALSSGNLPWRITTEAEKMRVTKAVAEAIKSKAVLFAVSPRYDDGTYSKEDAYGINKQSLQNLRNNGYELYNKDNSATPQTVFTDPFRNGVFSGPKEQALINAAGACKQYFCGDMEYSASPWDKETIWQHQVKQDRQWLVASFLARFKCGACPSQEYVDAFEATDGIVAHTVLDPVSPYGDEKHLQPNYNPSVLTYNYNGTVNSKPLYDKNNPYRNRDPRFYATVYYNGSKRFIVSDNAWMTIWTDKDDPRTGIRPGNSDANRAYTRTGYYAQKYLHPTEGPQDLTYFGAGWRLFRLGEMILNTAELAIEAGHPAEAVALVNEIRRRSAMPEITPANPGDQAEMRRIVRQERRIEMGFEEARYFDIRRWLPKGGSADLRETDRWVTAMEIADISTAKDHSMLSYTRRPVRDLQRECYTGKYLLQPLPLDEATRLETITGHNWQNPGW from the coding sequence ATGAAGGGTATATACAATCTTTTTAGTATAGTGGTCACCGTTATTCTTTTATCCGGTTGCTCCAGGGTATTGAATGTATCGCCTGATGGCACATTGACGCTGGAGCAGATATTTTCGGATAATGAAAAAGTGGCGGCTTATCTCAATACCTGTTACAGTTATGTGCCGGCCAAAGGTAACTGGTACTACTTTGTTACATCAGTGCCCAGTACCTTGTCAGACGAGGCATGGGATGCGGACGACTGCGTAGGGCTGAGGGTCGTGCAATACTACAACGGAAATGTATCGGCTGCCAGCAATCCGCTTTACGAAGATATGCCAGGCGGCAACAAACGCATGGGTACCTACTGGAAGTATTATTGGACAGCCATCCGGAACTGTGCCGAGTTCCTGGCACATATAGATAAAGCATCGGTGAATAGTGAAATTGACCGGGATCGCTGGAGAGCCGAAGCTCATATATTAAGAGCTTATTATTACATGGAACTGCTGAAGTGGTACGGTGCTGCATTGCCGCTCAGCGAAGATCCTTATGTATTAGACCAGGATTTTTCAGGTTTGAAACAGGCCACTTACGGAGAAGTGATAAAATTCATCGTAACGGATTGCGACAAAGCATTGTCGTCTGGTAATCTGCCCTGGCGTATTACTACCGAAGCCGAAAAAATGCGGGTCACAAAGGCCGTGGCAGAAGCCATTAAATCCAAAGCCGTATTGTTCGCAGTAAGCCCCCGTTACGACGACGGTACCTATTCAAAGGAGGATGCCTACGGGATCAACAAACAATCGTTACAGAACCTGAGAAATAACGGCTATGAATTATACAACAAAGATAACAGCGCTACACCGCAGACCGTTTTTACAGACCCTTTCAGGAACGGCGTATTCTCAGGACCTAAGGAACAGGCACTGATAAATGCTGCCGGCGCCTGTAAACAGTACTTCTGTGGCGACATGGAATATTCGGCGAGCCCATGGGATAAGGAAACAATTTGGCAGCATCAGGTAAAACAAGACAGGCAATGGCTGGTAGCCTCCTTCCTGGCACGTTTTAAATGCGGGGCCTGCCCCTCGCAGGAATATGTGGACGCTTTTGAAGCAACAGACGGCATCGTGGCGCATACCGTGCTGGATCCCGTAAGCCCATACGGCGATGAAAAACATTTACAGCCTAACTATAATCCTTCGGTACTCACGTACAATTATAATGGAACGGTCAACAGCAAGCCACTGTACGATAAAAACAATCCCTACAGGAACAGGGATCCCAGGTTCTATGCAACGGTGTATTACAACGGGTCAAAACGGTTCATTGTATCCGACAATGCCTGGATGACTATCTGGACGGATAAGGACGATCCCCGGACAGGTATAAGACCCGGAAACAGTGATGCAAACAGGGCGTATACCAGAACGGGATATTATGCTCAGAAATACCTGCATCCTACCGAAGGACCTCAGGATCTTACGTATTTCGGTGCAGGCTGGCGCTTGTTCCGCTTGGGAGAGATGATCCTCAACACTGCTGAATTAGCAATAGAAGCAGGACATCCTGCTGAAGCTGTAGCACTGGTCAATGAAATAAGACGCCGGTCGGCCATGCCGGAAATAACGCCCGCTAATCCGGGCGATCAGGCGGAGATGCGCAGGATCGTGCGCCAGGAGCGGCGGATTGAAATGGGGTTTGAAGAGGCACGCTACTTCGATATCCGGCGCTGGTTGCCCAAAGGGGGCAGCGCAGATCTCAGGGAAACAGACAGATGGGTTACCGCTATGGAGATTGCCGATATTTCCACTGCAAAGGACCACAGTATGCTTTCCTATACCCGTAGGCCTGTGCGTGATTTGCAAAGAGAATGTTATACCGGCAAATACCTGTTGCAACCACTCCCGTTGGATGAGGCAACCCGGTTAGAAACAATTACCGGCCATAACTGGCAGAATCCCGGATGGTAA
- a CDS encoding TonB-dependent receptor, giving the protein MAGKKNKLPSMRGYHFASWVMIIAIQLIATIGYAQQAAKLTIREQHKTVKEILDIIEKKANIFFFYKDADIDLDRKISVQLTDQPLARILEEVFKNTPNTFTIEGTQVYISGRSATPGRQEPPEKKDKISGIITGEDGIPIIGATVVAEGTSKGTTTDVNGSFSLEAAPGARLRVSYIGYNVGYINVAGKNAYRLALTPNNRKLDEVVVVAYGAQKKESVTGAISSINTKDLKKSSSANLVNALAGRISGLSIVQSSGQPGRDNAAIYLRGAATTNSTTPLILIDGVPRDNLSVLNPDEIESISVLKDASATAVFGVRGANGVILVTTKRGEAGKMQLSLNAETSLQSFTRKPKPLSSWDYMRLKNEAAANDHQPLIYSDETIAKYTNPNKSALEQYMYPNHFYYGELMRTFAPQTRTSLNMSGGTDKMKYFINGAYTHQGGQFKTESGLGYNPQPRLDRYSFRANVDYKLVAGLKAFLNIGSYLEKVAMPGTTDYNGDEDAMMTDIFRSLQYERPFEMGPVTIDVPDSNVPAGEVIKFDNLNRTGFQMVNRSGYRNDTRMNFNGSYGMDWDLSFLTKGFSAKGMISFDNVSATVLDARVGPQQYSARIVNVGGKEIPEFTTNLGKGTMTMTKAANYRYNVNMQASLNYARNFNGSHDVGGLVLFQRDYWESTAPDIPYNVIGFAGRVTYAYKQRYFAELNVGYNGSEQFAPGNRFGFFPAASLGWMISNEDFFKPLLPTVSRLKLRGSFGKVGNDKISSSRFLYIDEMYYLDKNANGAYGEFFLNSLSNGHYIQEGLMGNKDLTWEVATKQNYGVEIQLFKSLDLSFDYFFENRDHILITRSMVPALQGVDLGNIPKANMGRVNNKGFEIEAGYNKRITPDLQLSLRGNFSFNKNKVLFIDEPRLGDGYVYHYRQTGFPLGTIFGYEIDYSNGNGYFNSQDEINKYVDKKGNRITYNFGNYGLGDFKYVDKNGDGVIDEKDKVPLGNTMIPEISYGVTFGASYKGVDLSVFFQGLGKTSMCYSNEGVYEILYSGNYFDYHRNAWTPERYASNARITYPALHLSASPNHNVNSFFVMDRSFVRLKNAEIGYTLPARLLGRMKINSARIYISGQNLITWDKLRMNTLDPEVYSASSNLSGIVYPITKMYNLGINLTF; this is encoded by the coding sequence ATGGCCGGCAAAAAAAACAAATTGCCATCCATGAGGGGATACCATTTTGCCTCTTGGGTGATGATAATAGCAATTCAGCTGATTGCAACTATCGGGTATGCACAGCAGGCAGCAAAGCTAACTATACGGGAGCAGCATAAAACGGTTAAGGAGATCCTTGACATCATTGAGAAGAAAGCCAATATCTTTTTCTTTTATAAAGATGCGGACATTGATCTCGATCGCAAAATATCCGTTCAACTTACAGATCAGCCGCTGGCCAGGATACTGGAAGAAGTATTCAAAAATACTCCCAATACTTTTACTATTGAAGGTACACAGGTATATATTTCCGGAAGATCCGCAACACCCGGCCGGCAAGAGCCGCCTGAAAAGAAAGATAAGATCTCAGGGATTATCACCGGAGAAGATGGCATTCCGATTATAGGTGCAACAGTGGTAGCTGAAGGTACCTCCAAGGGTACTACTACAGACGTCAACGGCTCTTTTTCTCTTGAAGCCGCTCCCGGCGCCCGATTGCGGGTTTCCTATATCGGTTATAATGTCGGGTATATCAATGTGGCCGGGAAGAACGCCTACAGATTAGCGCTCACCCCTAACAACAGGAAGCTGGACGAAGTAGTGGTGGTGGCGTATGGTGCACAGAAAAAGGAATCTGTTACAGGGGCCATCTCCAGCATAAACACAAAAGACCTGAAGAAAAGTTCTTCAGCAAATCTTGTCAACGCGCTGGCTGGCCGCATTTCAGGCCTTTCTATTGTTCAAAGTTCAGGACAGCCGGGACGAGACAATGCGGCTATATACCTGAGAGGCGCTGCTACCACCAATTCAACCACTCCCTTGATATTGATCGATGGCGTTCCACGCGATAACCTGAGTGTACTAAACCCCGACGAGATTGAATCCATATCAGTGCTTAAAGATGCTTCCGCCACTGCCGTGTTCGGCGTCCGGGGAGCAAATGGAGTGATCCTGGTTACTACTAAAAGAGGAGAAGCAGGAAAAATGCAATTGTCACTAAACGCAGAAACATCCTTACAATCCTTTACCAGGAAGCCTAAGCCACTGAGCTCCTGGGATTATATGCGCCTGAAGAACGAAGCAGCTGCTAACGATCATCAGCCCCTGATCTACTCCGACGAAACGATTGCGAAGTATACCAACCCCAACAAAAGTGCATTGGAGCAATACATGTATCCCAACCATTTTTACTACGGAGAACTTATGCGGACATTTGCTCCGCAAACCAGAACCAGCCTGAATATGAGCGGTGGCACAGACAAGATGAAGTATTTCATCAACGGCGCTTATACCCATCAGGGCGGACAATTCAAAACAGAAAGTGGGCTCGGATATAACCCGCAACCACGGCTCGACAGATACAGCTTTCGCGCAAATGTAGACTACAAGCTGGTAGCAGGATTGAAGGCGTTTTTAAATATCGGCAGCTACCTGGAAAAGGTGGCTATGCCAGGCACCACTGACTATAATGGTGATGAGGATGCTATGATGACTGACATTTTCCGCTCGCTGCAATACGAACGGCCGTTTGAGATGGGCCCTGTCACCATAGATGTACCTGACTCCAACGTACCGGCCGGAGAGGTCATTAAGTTTGATAACCTAAACCGTACTGGTTTTCAGATGGTGAACCGCTCAGGTTACCGTAACGATACGCGGATGAACTTCAACGGTTCATACGGAATGGACTGGGACCTGTCTTTTTTAACAAAAGGTTTTTCCGCAAAAGGAATGATCTCCTTTGACAACGTCTCCGCTACTGTACTGGATGCACGGGTGGGGCCACAACAATATAGCGCAAGGATTGTAAATGTTGGCGGAAAGGAGATCCCGGAGTTTACGACCAATCTTGGCAAGGGAACTATGACCATGACAAAGGCCGCTAACTACCGGTATAATGTGAATATGCAGGCATCGCTGAATTATGCGCGCAATTTTAATGGCAGTCATGACGTGGGGGGGCTCGTGCTGTTCCAGCGCGACTACTGGGAATCTACCGCACCCGATATTCCCTACAATGTGATCGGTTTTGCAGGACGTGTTACTTACGCCTATAAACAAAGGTATTTCGCGGAATTAAATGTAGGATATAATGGCTCAGAGCAATTTGCGCCAGGGAACAGGTTTGGCTTTTTTCCGGCAGCTTCCCTCGGATGGATGATCAGCAACGAGGATTTTTTTAAACCGCTGTTGCCAACTGTATCCAGGCTCAAATTGAGAGGTTCATTCGGAAAGGTAGGTAACGATAAAATATCCAGCAGCCGTTTCCTGTATATCGACGAAATGTACTACCTCGACAAGAATGCTAATGGCGCCTACGGCGAGTTCTTTCTCAACAGCCTGAGTAACGGTCATTACATACAGGAAGGTTTAATGGGCAACAAGGATCTGACCTGGGAAGTTGCCACCAAACAGAACTACGGCGTGGAAATTCAGTTATTCAAAAGCCTTGATCTGAGTTTTGATTATTTCTTCGAGAACAGAGATCATATCCTCATCACCCGTTCCATGGTACCCGCATTGCAGGGCGTAGATCTGGGTAATATTCCCAAAGCCAATATGGGCAGGGTGAATAATAAAGGCTTCGAAATAGAGGCTGGCTATAATAAACGCATTACCCCTGATCTGCAGCTTTCACTACGCGGTAATTTTTCCTTCAATAAAAACAAGGTACTGTTCATAGATGAGCCAAGATTAGGCGATGGCTATGTTTATCACTATCGTCAAACCGGCTTCCCGCTGGGTACCATCTTCGGTTATGAGATTGACTACAGTAACGGTAACGGTTACTTTAACAGCCAGGATGAGATCAATAAATATGTGGATAAAAAAGGTAACCGCATCACCTACAACTTTGGCAACTACGGATTGGGCGATTTTAAATATGTTGATAAGAACGGCGATGGCGTAATCGATGAAAAAGATAAGGTACCGCTGGGAAATACCATGATCCCGGAGATATCCTATGGCGTTACATTTGGCGCAAGTTACAAAGGAGTTGATCTGTCTGTGTTTTTCCAGGGCCTGGGGAAAACGAGCATGTGCTATTCCAATGAAGGGGTGTATGAAATACTATATAGCGGTAATTACTTTGATTATCACCGCAATGCCTGGACGCCTGAACGTTATGCCTCAAATGCCAGGATCACTTATCCGGCCTTACACCTGTCTGCCAGCCCCAATCATAACGTGAATAGTTTTTTTGTGATGGACAGATCCTTTGTCCGGCTCAAGAACGCGGAAATAGGTTATACGCTGCCTGCCCGCCTACTGGGCCGGATGAAGATTAACAGTGCCCGCATTTACATCAGTGGTCAAAACCTCATCACCTGGGATAAACTCAGGATGAACACATTGGATCCGGAAGTATATTCCGCTTCTTCGAACCTGAGCGGGATCGTTTATCCTATTACTAAAATGTACAACTTAGGTATCAACCTCACTTTTTAA
- a CDS encoding FecR domain-containing protein — protein sequence MSTPKQFFILYHITNITVMVTRYSSYKSDDFLTDDYFVETMLHPTRESETFWCELIRNGLVDKAEFETAQKVLEFLHHNREHVSEQRIDAVWERVMDTNQKGGQSKKVRFSIVRYAAAASIAAFIATAVFFLLKKKPADQMAVLPQQRSYEKVINPAPVSNHVQLIADNEEMNVEGQQADIEYDNNGQISVNRTPVKFGEKKQPRNYELRVPYGKRAYLKLPDGTSLWVNAGSVVQYPSTFAPDKREIFVEGEVYADVLQDAARPFTVKTTRMDVHVLGTTFNLAAYKDDGQSSVVLVTGAVKAQPKGREGTLLKPEQMMTYSGNTCTLEKNINTENYTSWKDGRYVFRNESIENILRRLSRYYNVTIRLTSSPANITCSGKLVLKDDFYQLLNGLSKITPMHYVVNERHECLIHFE from the coding sequence ATGAGTACCCCAAAACAGTTTTTTATACTATACCATATAACGAACATCACTGTAATGGTTACACGATACAGCTCGTACAAGTCGGATGATTTTTTGACAGACGATTATTTCGTTGAGACCATGCTGCATCCTACCAGGGAAAGCGAAACGTTCTGGTGTGAGCTTATCCGCAATGGATTGGTAGATAAAGCCGAGTTCGAGACTGCACAGAAAGTGCTTGAATTCCTGCACCACAACAGGGAACATGTGTCTGAGCAACGTATAGACGCAGTATGGGAGAGGGTTATGGACACCAATCAGAAAGGCGGCCAGTCAAAGAAAGTACGATTCAGTATCGTTCGTTATGCCGCTGCAGCCAGTATTGCCGCATTCATAGCCACAGCTGTATTTTTCCTGTTAAAGAAGAAGCCGGCAGATCAGATGGCTGTACTACCTCAGCAGCGTTCCTATGAAAAGGTTATTAATCCTGCTCCCGTCTCCAACCATGTACAGTTGATAGCCGATAACGAAGAAATGAACGTAGAGGGGCAGCAAGCGGATATTGAGTATGATAACAACGGACAAATAAGTGTGAACCGGACACCGGTTAAATTTGGTGAAAAAAAACAACCGCGAAACTATGAGCTGCGCGTGCCTTACGGTAAAAGAGCATATCTGAAATTACCGGATGGCACCTCCCTCTGGGTGAACGCTGGCTCTGTAGTGCAATATCCATCTACATTTGCGCCAGACAAGCGCGAAATATTTGTGGAAGGTGAAGTGTATGCGGATGTCCTGCAGGATGCCGCCCGCCCTTTTACTGTAAAAACCACCCGCATGGATGTACATGTATTGGGCACGACATTTAACCTTGCCGCTTATAAAGACGATGGGCAATCTTCTGTAGTGCTGGTTACAGGCGCCGTGAAGGCACAGCCGAAAGGAAGGGAAGGTACCCTGCTGAAACCGGAACAAATGATGACCTATAGCGGCAACACATGTACGTTGGAGAAGAATATCAATACAGAGAACTATACATCCTGGAAAGACGGCCGCTATGTATTCAGGAACGAATCTATTGAGAATATCTTGCGCCGTTTGTCGCGTTACTATAACGTGACCATCAGGCTGACGTCTTCTCCTGCAAACATTACCTGTTCGGGTAAATTGGTATTGAAGGATGATTTCTATCAGCTATTGAACGGATTATCTAAAATCACTCCTATGCATTATGTAGTAAATGAGCGTCATGAATGTCTGATACATTTTGAATAA
- a CDS encoding sigma-70 family RNA polymerase sigma factor: MGHTNEYTLLNEFLAGNETAYGQIYRLYSRDLYAFGLFLRAKPALIEDAIHDIFTEIYEKKDKLVNVRNLKLYLMGAFRNKLNTLSKQTSSYTAIADNELNVVDNDIDPLVEKENTREQAFLVEQLLSGLHPRQREVIYYRFMDGLSPDEIAAVMGINYQSVKNLIHRAVKKLRTMSVMGTANTFTQKKFPDQPVMIKSEHLQDGQ, from the coding sequence ATGGGGCATACAAATGAATATACACTCCTGAACGAGTTTCTTGCAGGAAATGAAACGGCTTACGGGCAGATATACAGATTATATTCCAGGGATCTGTATGCATTCGGTCTGTTTCTCCGTGCAAAACCGGCATTGATCGAGGATGCCATCCACGACATATTTACCGAGATCTATGAGAAGAAAGACAAACTGGTGAACGTGCGCAATCTGAAATTGTATCTGATGGGCGCATTCCGGAACAAATTAAACACGCTGTCCAAACAGACCAGCTCCTATACTGCTATTGCGGACAACGAATTGAATGTAGTGGATAACGATATCGACCCCCTGGTGGAAAAAGAAAACACCCGTGAACAGGCATTTCTGGTAGAACAACTGCTGTCCGGTTTACACCCACGGCAACGGGAGGTTATATATTACCGGTTTATGGATGGTCTCTCCCCTGATGAAATCGCCGCCGTAATGGGAATCAATTATCAGTCCGTGAAAAATCTCATTCACAGGGCCGTTAAAAAATTAAGAACAATGTCTGTCATGGGCACTGCAAACACGTTTACACAAAAAAAATTCCCTGATCAACCAGTAATGATAAAGAGCGAACACCTGCAAGATGGCCAGTAA